The window CTCGATGTGCGACAATCCCTGCCATAACTTTTTACGCAAAGCAGTGACGTGTTGACAGTCCTGCTCCAGTCGATCACCGGCGATAGAGAATGCTTCTCCCATGCCGACTATCTGATGGCTGGCCAGGGTACCGGAGCGCATGCCCCGCTCGTGTCCACCACCATGAATCTGCGCCGTGAGCTTTACCTGCGGAGACCGGCGCACATACAAAGCCCCCATACCTTTGGGCCCGTAAATTTTATGTGATGAAAGCGACATCAAATCCACTGGCGTCGTTCTAACATCAATAGCAAGCTTACCCGCGCTCTGGGCTGCGTCCACATGCAATAAAATACCCCGTTGACGGGTAATATCAGCAATAGCGTTAATGTCCGTTATGGTCCCGAGCTCATTATTCACCTGCATCAGTGAGACCAATACGGTGTTCTCGCGAAGCGCCTCCAACACCTGATCCGGGTAAATCAACCCCTTCGGGTCCGGTCTCAGGTAGGTCACCTGGAAGCCATATCGTGATTCAAGATATTGGCAGGTATCCAGCACTGCTTTGTGCTCGATTGCGGAGGTTACGATATGCTTGCCACTGCCCTGCCCTGCGTCCAGGCGGGATTCCATCACGCCCTTGATGGCAAGATTATCCGACTCCGTCGCTCCCGACGTCCAGACGATTTCCCGCGCTTCCGCGCCGATTAATGCCGCCACTTTCTGACGCGCGGTTTCCACAGCTTCTTCAGCCTGCCAACCATAAATATGGGAACGGGATGCCGGATTAGCGAATACGCCATCCAACGTAAGGTAGTCAGCCATAATTTGGGCGACGGCAGGATCCATAGGGGTAGTTGCAGCATAATCCAGATAAACGGGGCGCATTAGTCTCTCATCTTCGACGACA is drawn from Ketobacter sp. MCCC 1A13808 and contains these coding sequences:
- a CDS encoding IscS subfamily cysteine desulfurase — protein: MRPVYLDYAATTPMDPAVAQIMADYLTLDGVFANPASRSHIYGWQAEEAVETARQKVAALIGAEAREIVWTSGATESDNLAIKGVMESRLDAGQGSGKHIVTSAIEHKAVLDTCQYLESRYGFQVTYLRPDPKGLIYPDQVLEALRENTVLVSLMQVNNELGTITDINAIADITRQRGILLHVDAAQSAGKLAIDVRTTPVDLMSLSSHKIYGPKGMGALYVRRSPQVKLTAQIHGGGHERGMRSGTLASHQIVGMGEAFSIAGDRLEQDCQHVTALRKKLWQGLSHIEGARLNGDSEQRVSGILNVAFEGVEGETLMLALRDLAVASGSACNSASVAPSYVVKSLGLPDDLALAAVRFSLGRFTTEEEIDFTIQYVTQTLARLRV